ACAATTTCCCGCTTAGCCCCTTCACTTCTCAGTTCCCTTCgctattctttttctttttttcttcacatttctcaCCCTTCTGTCTGTCAGTGCTCAAATTTACCACACGCTAAAAGATGTTCTTTTAGAGATGTGATTTTCCTTGTTGTCCTTTACCTTCAGATCCATCATTAATGGTGTCCTGGAAAGAAGAGAATTACCTGTATGACAGTGGCTATGGTAGCACAGTAGGTAACTAACACCACAGTACTTCATGCATTTCTGAGGCAACTTATTGTTGTCAGAGGATATTACtttaaatgtcttctttttaattccCAGAGCTATTGGACAGTAAAACGTTCTGTCGTGCTCAGATCTCCATGACGACACCTAGTCACCAGCCTCCTGGTAAGGAACTTGTAATTATATCGTTGTTTGTCGCTTGTCCCAGAGCTACTGACGTATAATAGTCTCCGTGGTCTTCTGTTGCAGGATTGAATCTGAGCCTCCAGTCATTTTATGCCAAGCAGTACTGATTCTGACAACTCTTTTAGCTATCGTTATTACAATAGTTGCTTTAAAGAAGtgcttctctcttccctctgtcAAGACAAAGAAGATCAAACAATCTGCAACCTCCATATGTCTTTTAAAGTGACTGAGTCAAAGGGGAAGATGTTAGTATCAGAGAGACGAGATGTTCCAGCTCAGTCATGCTTTTCTGTGGGGAAGCTGAATACGGGCAAATAAGAGTCATATTCCACCCCGGCAGCTGGGGATGCGTGTCGAATAGGTGACCAGGTTCGGGGCCAGGTTGAGGGGCAGCCCGtgggcacagcagagcaggcacagAGCCGTCTACCCACCCGCACCAGCAGAAGGGCTTCCCAATAGCTCCCAGCTCAACCTGTTTCTGCTGAGAGCAGCTTCgtggctgtccccaggcaggcaCCGTGTGCTGTTTTCATCCCTCCACAGTGCTCCCACGAGGCCACAGCAGAGGTACAATCTGCCTGCTAAAGGGCAGGGGAAAGAGCAAACCCATTTGATGTAGTGCCCGGTGAAAGCGCAGGCAGGGCACATGCGTCGGGGCGTTCTGCAGCCGATGTCCTGGGGCAGGCAGTGGGGATGGAGGCGAGTGAGCGAGGCGGTAGGAAAAGAGGGAAGTGGAGATCGTGGGGGAGTGAGAATGGGGCAAGGAAAGGCAGGTCCCTCTTAGGAGGCATTTGAGCAAATAGACCTGGGGGATAAAGTAGTGGAAGTCACGGGACGGTGAGGAGGGAGAGCGTGCAGCTGACAATGCAGCCTCGCAGGCGCTGCCTCTGCAAGGCACCGTGGGCTGCATGCGGGCAGCAGGGGCACCCCCTGTGCCCCTGGGTTCACTGTGTCCTGgcctcccagcacagccacgCCTGCCATGGGGACATACGGTTTAAACTAATGCACTtggcaataaataaaaacaaagagagaaaacctaacctgaaaaagaaaaccaccaagccttaaaaagaaaaaagaaaaaaaaatcaaaaccccccaaaaccccactctgtttgttttctccatcGCCTCCACCCACTCATAAGATGGCTGCCAGGATTTCGGAGCTCTCTGGCGGGACTGGGGACCTGTCAAGCTCCTGGCGCAGTGTGTTTACCCACTGACTGCTTGGGCCTAGAGCTAGGGTGGCACGCCAAGGGCACAGCCTCCTGTAAAAACTAAATTTGTATATCCCGTAAAGAAATGGCTCATTCCTGAATCATATGCAAATACCCTGCAACCTTTTGTCACAAGTTTTGCAAGACAGCTTTGTTGAAACTGCATCGTAACTCTTTTCATCTGTCAGGCCCCGGCCTCCTAACATGGCATGTTTGAAACCGGTCTCCATGTAAGAGcggaggcagagcaggaggctaTTTACACAGCTGAAATCCAGAATAAATCACCAGCAAGGCAGAAGGCAGCTGAATTTCCAAGAATAAATCTCCAGCTAAACAGAGCATAACAAACATTCACGAGCGAATTGTGGGATCTTAAAATGAGAAGTATTTAAATAAGAGGGCAAATAAAGAGCCTGGTCCTGCTGTCCTCACCGGGAGTTCCCACAGGCTTTTAATAACATCGGGGGAATCGTAATCTGAGGAAAGGCAGTGAAATAAGCCTCATTTTACTTTTCCCCCCAAGCTGAGTGAGGCTCGGGCTGGTTCCTGCTCTTTGAGAGTGGGAAGGCAAAATGACTCAGAGCGCATTTGCTGCGAGGGGGTCAAGGACCGTGATTATGTCAGGCTCAGAACAGTGGAGGTTAGACTTATCCTCTCTGACCTGCTCAGTTTATGTATCCAGTTATGTATGAATAAAACGAGTGTGTGAATAGCTTTGCATCTACCTTTTCACATGCAGTTATTGCAGTTGCTTGTGCAAATCCGACAAGTTTCTATGCAAATGAATATTTCCTGTGAGTCATTTGCACATGCAAATGCCCAGTTTCCATGAAAAGTATGATAATCGTGCATTCATAGAAGCTGGGAAAACATGCGTGGGACCTTAAGCTTTGCTTTATGGAGTTCGGGCATGAAGCACACCgaaaagcaaacacaggagGGGCTCCCTCTCGGGATGATCCCACAGGATCAGGTGAAAGCTCTTCATGAGCAGCGACAGCAGTCAGGCTGTGCCGGATTGAGAGTGGGAGGGCTGAACGTGCGGGGTGCCAGGCGGGTGACAGCGAGGAACAGGcggaacttttctttttcttcgtTTCTGAAGAAACGCTTGTGCCAGAAATCTGATTCCTCCTCGGGCTGGCTGCAGGTGATAAAGTACCATCGATGAGAAATGGCTTGTTTCTGTGGCTCGGAGCCACAGAACAATATATGCACGTCCAGCTGCCAAAACCTCCTACCAGCGCAGACCCGCTCCCCCCCTTACCCCCCCCAAACACCCGCACTTTGCCAGGTCATTATGCTTTAGTCAGGTGGGTGTTCTGTGCATTGGTACCGGCGCATACATTTCGCATTAGATCATCTCGTCAGAAACAAATAAGCCCCCAAAGATACATGCTTCTGCAAAGACTAAGACATAATGGGACAATTCAGGATTCCTTTTATAGACGTGAtcctcttatttttctctctctcacacgGGTGAGACACCACACATGGGGTGAGGTATTTGTTAATCTAATTTAGGTTTCAAAAGCCAAATGTTTACCTCTGCATTCATTCTTTATTCATCAATGGTCTCTTTGTGAAGTGTGCTGATTACCATACAGTACAGAAAACAACactccccccttcctcctcccttaGATTGCCTTCTGAAAAGTGATTATCTTTAAAAGAgatattcattcttttttgtggttttatttctttcaaccTGCTAGTCAATGGAAAACCTTTAATCAAATTTACAAAtaggcttcattttccttctctgcagattcttcagatgtgaaaaaaacacaagatcaTACCCCAAAGTCCCACACCAAGAAGCACAGTAAGTACATGGTTATAATGGTTATAATGTCCACAGTCATAAATGTTGTTTGattgaagggaaaagaaacacattaagAGTAAATCCCCTttgggagggaaaaggaagcatTCTGAgttcattttgaaagcagaactgCTTAGATGGTTACTGTGATTGAATCCTCCAAGGATCTGACTGTTGCTGGTGCTGTTTGCTTACATTATTTTTGACACAGTAGTGTTGCagtcttcaaaacatttttatcagtgaggGCTTACGGGGAAACAACCAGAGTTCAGTTTCCTCTACCCTGTGTTGAGCTGGGCTGGTGAAAtggagtaaaaaaaattatgaaggaGATGCAGAATTAAATTGGGAAGATCTGTGCACAGGCATGGCTGTGCCCAAGCTCATgcctgccaggcacagcagtgCCAGAGACCCTATTCAGCATCTCCTCCCAGAGTTTCTCATGCACAGCATCATGAGCAAACACCTGCCCCCTCCCACAAGTCCTGCCACCTGCTCTTCTGGTATGGCAGTCTTCCCATTCGCCTCATCCTCTTTTAATGCTAGTTTTGATTCAACCTCAGTCTGAAGACAGATTAACATAGTTGTGATTTCTGGACACAGTTCTGTTAATGCGCTTTATTGGTATATTTATGCTGAAAATATCTTGTGTATGTCTCTTGCATCCGGTGTTATTCCATATTTATAACAAAACGTGTTAATGTCGGTCCTCTGCTATGCTTTGCAGTATtcaatttcattctgtttcaaTACAGTCTCCAGATTATGTCTCTTCATGACTCCTCTTCTTACCCTGCTCTGTGACTTTGCCCATTCAGAACACCTGAACTTGTTATCTGCACTCAGActctttgttttgtgtgtgtgtttgtttatcaAGGTTGCTAATGAAAGGATTAGATAGGACTGGTCCAAAGACAGCTCTGAGAAGAACCCCTTGACAGCCTTGGCATGCAGAGAAGGTCACCTTGCCATGCTGGGCTAATCCCCTAcatttccagtttcttcagTGGTGCTTCGTATCACAATCTATCAGGCATACTGCTGATGTCCAGATAGACTAGATCCACCACATTTTGTTGGTTCTACAAAACAATTATCGttccaaagaaaaacactggaTTAGTTGACTGAACTCTACCCATGTTAGCCTGTAAACCAGTTTCTGTTTACTGTCACATCTTTGACGAGGTTGTCTCCTTCTAAATTTGGTCTAAACCTTTGCATGGGTTTGAAGGCAGACCAAAGGACTGCTATTTTTCTGGCCCACGTTGTCACTGTGTTTGTTATTCTTCATTCGTAAACTACAATGTCTCACTTGTTGGatttatttaattcttccttttgatGTGGGCTTTCTAGTGCCATCTCTACAATACCGTGGGGTGGATTTGTGCTTAACCTGGGAGGCCTACGTATTGAATTTGGAGATCTCTTTTTGCCTTCTCTGCTATCGCAGTCAAACTTTATTATGCCGTTTTCCCATACAATTTTGGCTAGCCGGTTTTGTCACTATCCCTCTAACCACTGTAAACTTTCTTACTACTTGAAGTCTACTACTTGAAGTCTATCTAAGATACTTGACACCAAATACTTGTTGATGTGGaacagcatttcatttcctttgcctTCTGCCTGTCTGTTTTAAATGCCTGGAGCTTCACTGCCCACTTTACAGTTATCCTGGATGTTTCATGTACTGCACGACAATAGCAGGTTGCATGCCATGCTGTAGAAGAATATCAGGAAAATGGGCAAGCAAGATGAGGGGAAGACTTAAACATGTTCTCTTCAGGGCAGAAGCAGTGccaaaggcaggaggaagcagcGGATGGTTTGGACTCTGCTTCCCCTGGTTGCTGGGGCTCCCATCCGCCTGCCTGCCATGGGGCTCAGATCGCCAAAAGCTGACGCTCACCTCCAGCCTCGGTATAAAGGCTGTCAGTGTTACTACCTATATATCTCCGAGGTGGTGATCCTGTGCTCCAGGAACTATGGCCCGTCCTCACCACGTGGTCATTGTCTGTAGACGACATGCtgtgataaaaaggaaaaaggaagaccaTAGCCTGGAGAGCTCCTTAAAGTCCTTCCTCCTGTCCCCTTCCTCTTTCAGACCCTCGAGGAACTCATCTCTGGGAATTTATTCGAGATATTCTTCTCAATCCTGAGAAAAACCCAGGATTAATCAAGTGGGAAGACCGGTCAGAAGGCgtcttcagatttttaaaatccgAAGCtgtggctcagctctgggggaagaagaaaaacaacagcagcatgaCTTATGAGAAACTCAGCCGGGCTATGAGGTGAGCTGAGAAGATGCCATAGAAAGTTGGAGCACGTAAAGAAACTACCTGAAGGGAGAAGctgtttggctttttaaaatgaattgtaatttgtttttgcaaCAACCAAGTCTCTGCCACTAATTTTGAGTTTGTAACATTAcattcttctttgtcttttctttttcctcctgtttctgtATACTATAATAGATATATAATATTTACAGTATGTTTTATACATACATGTGTATTCTGTTTCTGTCCACACAAACAACTAATAAAAGTAGTTGACTGTAGGAAGGAAACATGGCTATAGCAAGCTGAAGTTCATGTGTGACTGAACTGGGAACACTTAAATTgcagagagctttttttttttttttttttttctctccagcagtTTAAAACTTAGGCATCCCCCCACCCATTATCTTAAAATCAGTTTATAAATCCTCTGTTAggattttctttgtcttttgctttaacattttcagaatttctcatAATCTATGGatattcaaaatgtattttaaaatggaagctAAGATTCTTTCCTAGTCTGTTTTCAGATGCTGgtttatttagattttaaaaaaaaaaaaaggaaaaagaagaaaaaaggaaatctcaAAATCTCATGAGAGTatgtaataaataaagcaatacTTTATAACttgaaaaaaggtgaaatttaaattaataagaTAATTaatgtaaagtaaaaataataaaaagaaggcacaatgattttttcttccctgacttTCAGATAGAATAATTTTAGGTGTAATttatatcaaaagaaaataaagacttttcaGATAGCTTTGGAATTCCCAGTTTGACAGTGGTCTTCTGGGACTGTAGAGGAATTTAGacttaaatcttttttatgtttttcttttaacagataTTATTATAAAAGAGAAATCCTGGAGCGTGTGGATGGTCGCAGATTAGTATATAAATTTGGAAAGAATGCCCGTGgctggagagaaaatgagaattaaatacgtcaagaaataacatttaaaacacCTGGATGTAAATATTCAAAGactattttcttatatttatgTACCAAACGGGGGTGAAAAAACAATTCTACTTCTGTCGGGAAGAAGGAACATTATCATTATTgg
The genomic region above belongs to Cygnus olor isolate bCygOlo1 chromosome 5, bCygOlo1.pri.v2, whole genome shotgun sequence and contains:
- the EHF gene encoding ETS homologous factor, coding for MILEGAGRMSINSSSNLLHQQPSWTDGYSTCNVSSSFYGTQWHEIHPQYWTKFQVWEWLQHLLDTNQLDANCIPFQEFDINGEHLCSMSLQEFTQAAGTAGQLLYSNLQHLKWNGQCGSDMYQSHNVIVKTEQTDPSLMVSWKEENYLYDSGYGSTVELLDSKTFCRAQISMTTPSHQPPDSSDVKKTQDHTPKSHTKKHNPRGTHLWEFIRDILLNPEKNPGLIKWEDRSEGVFRFLKSEAVAQLWGKKKNNSSMTYEKLSRAMRYYYKREILERVDGRRLVYKFGKNARGWRENEN